From Neisseria musculi, the proteins below share one genomic window:
- a CDS encoding universal stress protein, with protein MYKHLVVAVDGSATSLNALKHAADLASFGSARLTLVHVANPAEYMALAPEFLQHESYEAAAVAQGNEVLDFAENSAKEQGAANVVKHLLVANKGAREMAQELVDYADAQGADLLVLGTHGRSGLMHLLMGSFAETVMRQSHLPLLIIRSTEDESE; from the coding sequence ATGTATAAGCATTTGGTTGTTGCCGTTGACGGCAGTGCGACTTCCCTCAACGCTTTGAAGCATGCCGCCGATTTGGCAAGTTTCGGCAGCGCGCGGCTGACTTTGGTGCACGTTGCCAATCCTGCCGAATATATGGCGTTGGCACCCGAATTTTTACAGCATGAAAGCTACGAAGCCGCCGCTGTGGCGCAGGGTAACGAAGTGCTGGATTTTGCTGAAAACAGCGCTAAAGAGCAGGGCGCAGCGAATGTGGTGAAGCATCTGTTGGTGGCCAACAAAGGTGCGCGGGAAATGGCGCAGGAGTTGGTGGATTATGCTGATGCGCAAGGTGCCGACCTGTTGGTGTTGGGCACCCACGGCCGCAGCGGTCTGATGCACCTGCTGATGGGGAGTTTTGCCGAAACCGTGATGCGCCAAAGCCATCTGCCGCTGTTGATTATCCGCAGCACGGAAGATGAATCGGAATAA
- a CDS encoding 2Fe-2S iron-sulfur cluster-binding protein — MSYTITLAPDNAAFTAEAGEPVLNAAKRQGLNLPHSCQSGICGQCKAELVGGEVAQGAHAELALSAEEAAQGKILMCCAVPQSDIVLKVPGYNGAAMPPVKTFPARVASVVYQHDVAVLTLALPKAPPFTFLAGQYIDILLKNGQVRSYSIANSPAQAEALELHIRRRAGGLFSEMLFSENALIQEKVILRVRGPLGTFTLQESGKPAILMATGTGFAPICSILRQMAENGDTRTVHLYWGARHEVDLYCLQQAADLVSRLPDARFTPVLSRQNDNWQGAQGYIQAHVAADYPDLSGHEVYACGSPGMIEAARQQLVEQCGLPVDAFFSDAFSPAV; from the coding sequence ATGTCTTATACCATTACTCTTGCCCCTGATAATGCTGCTTTTACCGCAGAAGCGGGGGAGCCGGTTTTAAACGCCGCCAAGCGGCAGGGTTTGAATCTGCCGCATTCCTGCCAAAGCGGTATTTGCGGGCAGTGCAAAGCTGAGCTTGTCGGCGGCGAAGTGGCACAGGGCGCGCATGCGGAGTTGGCGTTGAGCGCCGAAGAGGCGGCGCAAGGTAAGATTTTGATGTGTTGTGCGGTGCCGCAAAGTGATATTGTGTTGAAGGTGCCGGGCTATAATGGTGCGGCCATGCCGCCGGTGAAAACTTTTCCTGCCCGGGTGGCTTCGGTGGTTTACCAGCATGATGTTGCTGTGTTGACGCTGGCTTTGCCCAAAGCGCCGCCGTTTACATTTTTAGCCGGGCAATATATTGATATTTTGCTGAAAAACGGCCAGGTGCGCAGCTATTCGATTGCCAACAGCCCGGCTCAGGCCGAAGCTTTGGAGCTGCATATCCGCAGGCGCGCGGGCGGTTTGTTTTCAGAGATGCTGTTTAGCGAAAATGCCTTGATTCAAGAAAAGGTAATTCTGCGTGTACGCGGCCCGTTGGGTACGTTTACCTTGCAAGAAAGCGGCAAACCTGCAATTCTGATGGCCACGGGCACAGGATTCGCACCGATTTGCAGTATTTTACGGCAGATGGCGGAAAACGGTGATACGCGCACCGTGCATCTTTATTGGGGCGCGCGGCATGAGGTTGATTTATATTGTTTGCAGCAGGCGGCGGATTTGGTTTCACGGCTGCCCGATGCCCGTTTCACGCCGGTGCTTTCCCGCCAAAACGATAATTGGCAGGGGGCACAAGGGTATATCCAAGCTCATGTTGCGGCGGATTATCCCGATTTGTCGGGACACGAAGTGTATGCCTGCGGCTCGCCCGGTATGATTGAGGCGGCGCGGCAACAACTTGTAGAACAATGCGGCCTGCCCGTTGATGCATTTTTTTCGGATGCGTTTTCGCCTGCAGTTTAG
- a CDS encoding carbon starvation CstA family protein, whose product MKQLKSFLLWGAVILVGLAAFTTLALSRGEQVNAVWMVVAAISVYCIAYRFYSLYIAKNVAQLDANRLTPAERHNDGLDYVPTHKGVLFGHHFAAIAGAGPLVGPVLAAQMGYLPGTLWIIFGVVFAGAVQDMMVLFVSMRRDGKSLGDIVKQELGTVAGVIASVGILMIMVIIMAVLALIVVKALVHSPWGTFTIAATIPIALFMGIYTRYIRPGKIGEISIVGFILLMCAIVFGEDVAQSSYAYIFDLDGIQLAWAIMIYGFVAAVLPVWLLLTPRDYLSTFLKIGTIIALAIGIVIVGPALQMPAVTKFIDGTGPVFSGDLFPFLFITIACGAVSGFHALISSGTTPKMVENETHVRMIGYGGMLMESFVAIMALAAAASLDPGVYFAMNSPAALIGTDAANAAQVITNQLGFPIEETALLQMAKDVGEHTILSRAGGAPTLAVGMANIMSQLISGPGMMAFWYHFALLFEALFILTAVDAGTRVARFMIQDLGGIFIKPFGNTDSLPANLIATVMAVALWGYFLYTGVTDPLGGINSLWPLFGIGNQMLAGVALIMVSVVLVKMKRERYVWVSLVPALLLLFVTCYASLQKLFHSDPKIGFLAHAAKFNDAAAHGKVLAPAKDLAQMSRIAFNDYVNSGLTIIFLSVVVIVAVYGLRVAMKARKVAWATAKEVPPVYRNEVPQNEL is encoded by the coding sequence ATGAAACAGCTTAAATCGTTTCTGCTGTGGGGCGCTGTGATATTGGTTGGCTTGGCTGCCTTTACCACATTGGCCTTGAGCCGCGGTGAGCAGGTTAATGCAGTATGGATGGTGGTTGCCGCCATATCCGTTTATTGCATCGCCTACCGCTTTTACAGCCTTTATATTGCCAAAAATGTAGCGCAACTTGATGCCAATCGGCTTACGCCTGCCGAGCGGCATAACGATGGATTGGACTATGTGCCTACCCACAAAGGTGTTTTGTTCGGCCACCACTTTGCCGCGATTGCCGGTGCAGGCCCGTTGGTCGGCCCCGTACTCGCCGCGCAAATGGGTTATCTGCCTGGTACGCTATGGATTATCTTCGGCGTGGTGTTTGCCGGTGCCGTCCAAGATATGATGGTGCTGTTTGTGTCGATGCGCCGAGACGGCAAATCTTTGGGCGACATTGTCAAGCAGGAGTTGGGCACGGTAGCCGGTGTGATTGCCTCTGTCGGCATTTTGATGATTATGGTCATTATCATGGCCGTGTTGGCACTGATTGTAGTAAAAGCATTGGTACACAGCCCCTGGGGCACCTTTACCATCGCCGCCACTATTCCGATTGCGCTGTTTATGGGCATCTATACCCGCTATATCCGTCCTGGAAAAATCGGCGAAATTTCCATAGTCGGCTTTATTCTGCTGATGTGCGCAATTGTGTTTGGCGAGGATGTGGCGCAAAGCTCCTATGCCTATATTTTTGATTTGGACGGCATCCAGCTTGCTTGGGCAATTATGATTTACGGCTTTGTGGCTGCTGTGTTGCCTGTTTGGCTGCTGCTGACCCCGCGAGATTATCTCTCTACCTTCCTGAAAATCGGCACCATCATTGCGCTGGCAATCGGTATTGTGATTGTCGGCCCCGCACTTCAGATGCCTGCGGTAACCAAATTTATCGATGGAACCGGTCCCGTGTTTTCAGGAGACTTGTTCCCTTTCCTGTTTATTACCATTGCCTGTGGTGCCGTTTCGGGCTTCCATGCGCTGATTTCGTCAGGCACCACCCCAAAAATGGTTGAAAACGAAACCCATGTGCGCATGATTGGCTACGGCGGTATGCTGATGGAGAGCTTTGTAGCGATTATGGCATTGGCTGCTGCCGCTTCGCTTGACCCCGGCGTGTATTTCGCTATGAACAGCCCGGCCGCACTAATCGGCACAGATGCGGCCAATGCTGCCCAAGTTATCACCAACCAGCTGGGCTTCCCCATCGAAGAAACTGCTTTGCTGCAAATGGCAAAAGATGTGGGTGAACACACCATTCTTTCCCGTGCAGGCGGTGCTCCCACTTTGGCAGTCGGCATGGCCAACATTATGAGCCAGCTGATTTCAGGCCCCGGCATGATGGCTTTCTGGTATCACTTTGCTTTGCTGTTTGAAGCCCTGTTTATCCTAACAGCAGTTGATGCCGGCACGCGTGTGGCACGTTTTATGATTCAGGATCTGGGCGGCATCTTCATTAAACCTTTCGGCAACACCGACAGCCTGCCTGCTAATCTGATTGCCACCGTAATGGCCGTAGCATTGTGGGGTTATTTTCTTTACACCGGGGTAACCGACCCATTGGGCGGCATTAATTCTTTATGGCCGCTTTTTGGTATAGGTAACCAAATGCTGGCCGGTGTGGCACTAATTATGGTAAGTGTCGTGTTGGTGAAAATGAAACGCGAACGCTATGTGTGGGTATCATTGGTGCCAGCGCTGCTGTTGCTGTTCGTAACCTGCTACGCCAGCCTGCAAAAACTGTTTCACAGCGATCCGAAAATCGGCTTTTTGGCGCACGCCGCCAAATTTAATGATGCTGCGGCACATGGTAAAGTATTGGCCCCGGCCAAAGATCTTGCCCAAATGAGCCGCATTGCTTTTAATGATTATGTTAATTCCGGCCTTACCATAATTTTTCTTTCTGTGGTCGTAATCGTGGCAGTTTACGGATTGCGGGTTGCAATGAAAGCGCGCAAAGTAGCTTGGGCTACCGCTAAAGAAGTTCCTCCCGTTTACCGCAATGAGGTTCCGCAAAATGAGCTTTAA
- a CDS encoding acetate kinase, with protein sequence MSDKLILVLNCGSSSLKGAVLDNDSGGVLLSCLAEKLNLPDAYITFKANGEKRKVDLARNPDHTGAVEALMEELKAHGLDSRIAAVGHRVVSGGELYSESIVITPEVVDGIEKCIPLAPLHNPANLLGIRAAQNIFKGLPNVAVFDTAFHQSIPEHAYTYAVPRELYRKYGLRRYGFHGTSYRFVADETARFLGKDKNSLRMVIAHLGNGASIAAVANGGCQDTSMGLTPLEGLVMGTRSGDVDPSIFSFLAENANMSITQVTDMLNKKSGLLGISELSNDCRTVEEEAGKGHEGAKLALEVFTYRLAKYVAAMAVAAGGLDVLVFTGGIGENSNLVRSKVLDYLGFLGLVEDKQANENARFGNAGVITAADSKALAVVIPTNEELMIAHDTAGLSGL encoded by the coding sequence ATGTCAGACAAACTGATTTTGGTATTAAACTGCGGCAGTTCTTCTTTGAAAGGCGCGGTGTTGGATAACGACAGCGGCGGGGTATTGCTCAGTTGCCTGGCAGAAAAACTGAACCTTCCCGATGCGTATATCACGTTTAAAGCCAACGGCGAAAAGCGCAAGGTAGATTTAGCACGCAATCCCGACCATACCGGAGCGGTGGAAGCACTGATGGAAGAATTGAAAGCCCACGGGCTCGACAGCCGTATTGCAGCGGTCGGCCACCGCGTGGTCAGCGGCGGCGAGCTTTACAGCGAATCTATTGTAATTACGCCGGAAGTGGTGGACGGCATTGAAAAATGTATCCCCCTCGCGCCGTTGCACAATCCTGCCAACCTGCTGGGCATCCGCGCTGCACAAAATATTTTCAAAGGCCTGCCGAATGTGGCCGTGTTCGACACCGCTTTCCACCAAAGTATTCCCGAACACGCCTACACTTATGCCGTGCCGCGCGAGCTTTACCGCAAATACGGCCTGCGCCGCTACGGCTTTCACGGCACCAGCTACCGCTTTGTTGCCGATGAAACCGCCCGCTTTTTGGGCAAAGACAAAAACAGTCTGCGCATGGTTATCGCCCACCTGGGTAACGGCGCATCGATTGCCGCAGTTGCCAACGGCGGATGCCAAGATACCAGCATGGGGCTGACACCGCTGGAAGGCTTGGTAATGGGCACCCGAAGCGGCGATGTCGATCCGAGCATCTTCTCGTTTTTGGCCGAAAACGCCAACATGAGCATCACACAAGTTACCGATATGCTCAACAAAAAATCAGGCCTGCTGGGCATTTCGGAATTATCCAACGACTGCCGTACCGTTGAAGAAGAAGCGGGCAAAGGCCACGAAGGTGCCAAATTGGCATTGGAAGTGTTTACCTACCGTTTGGCCAAATACGTTGCCGCTATGGCGGTAGCCGCCGGCGGCTTGGACGTTTTGGTGTTTACCGGCGGCATCGGCGAAAATTCCAACTTGGTCCGCAGCAAGGTGTTGGACTATTTGGGCTTTTTAGGCTTGGTCGAAGACAAGCAAGCCAACGAAAACGCCCGTTTCGGCAATGCCGGCGTGATTACCGCTGCCGACAGCAAAGCGTTGGCGGTGGTGATTCCCACCAACGAAGAATTGATGATCGCCCACGATACTGCCGGTTTGAGCGGCCTGTGA
- a CDS encoding segregation and condensation protein A translates to MTAAGESLPRPSEKTVAWVFGQPVTDIPQDLFIPPDALKVVLHSFQGPLDLLLYLIRKQNIDVLDIPMIKITEQYLHYIAQMEAYQFDLAAEYLLMAAVLIEIKSRLLLPQPENTEESEEADPRAELVRRLLAYEQMKLAAAGLDALPRAGRDFAWAYLPLEIAVAAKLPDVHTADLTEAWLGILSRAKHTKSHAVVQDAVSVRAQMSAILRRLNTRGFCRFSELFQPEQGVVYVVVNFIALLELAKEGLVRIVQPENFAEIEIYVKDGGATENGAETLSDGLFDETEQP, encoded by the coding sequence ATGACGGCAGCCGGCGAAAGCCTGCCAAGGCCGTCTGAAAAAACCGTGGCTTGGGTTTTCGGCCAGCCCGTTACCGATATTCCGCAGGATTTGTTTATTCCGCCCGATGCCCTCAAAGTGGTGCTGCACAGCTTTCAGGGGCCTCTGGATTTACTGCTTTATTTAATCCGCAAGCAGAATATTGATGTGCTGGATATTCCGATGATTAAAATCACCGAGCAGTATCTGCACTATATCGCCCAAATGGAGGCCTATCAATTTGATTTAGCCGCCGAATATTTATTGATGGCGGCGGTGTTAATCGAAATCAAATCACGCCTGCTGCTGCCGCAGCCCGAAAACACCGAAGAGAGTGAGGAGGCCGACCCGCGCGCCGAACTGGTGCGCCGCCTGCTGGCCTACGAGCAGATGAAGCTGGCCGCGGCCGGCCTCGATGCCCTGCCCCGCGCCGGCCGCGATTTCGCCTGGGCCTATCTGCCGCTGGAAATCGCCGTTGCAGCCAAACTGCCCGATGTGCACACCGCCGACCTTACCGAAGCGTGGCTGGGCATACTTTCCCGCGCCAAACACACCAAAAGCCATGCGGTGGTGCAGGATGCGGTATCCGTGCGCGCGCAGATGTCGGCCATTCTGCGCCGCCTCAACACCCGGGGTTTCTGCCGTTTTTCGGAGCTGTTCCAACCCGAGCAGGGAGTGGTGTATGTGGTGGTGAACTTTATCGCCCTGCTTGAGTTGGCCAAAGAAGGCTTGGTCCGCATTGTGCAGCCTGAAAACTTCGCCGAAATCGAAATCTATGTGAAAGACGGCGGCGCAACAGAAAACGGCGCAGAAACGCTTTCAGACGGCCTGTTTGACGAAACAGAACAACCATAA
- a CDS encoding tRNA threonylcarbamoyladenosine dehydratase produces MQDTASVFSRRFGGIARLYGQAALQRFAAAHVCVVGVGGVGSWAVEALARSGIGALTLVDLDNLAESNVNRQLPALTAEFGKAKVTALHERILQINPACRVTEIEDFVTEENLHEIFRRPFDFVIDAIDQVRVKAAMAAYFVQHGRPFVVSGGAGGRKNPALIRTGDLSSATHDPLLSNLRYTLRKRYGFPRGGGKMRVPCVFSTEGITPPQTAQACLTDNLSDGLFSDGSNAPQGLSCAGYGASMLVTAPFGLYCAQAAVGHIGAGK; encoded by the coding sequence ATGCAAGACACCGCTTCCGTTTTTTCCCGCCGCTTCGGCGGTATCGCCCGCCTTTACGGCCAAGCCGCCCTACAGCGTTTTGCTGCCGCTCATGTGTGTGTGGTGGGCGTAGGCGGTGTCGGCTCGTGGGCGGTGGAGGCACTCGCGCGCAGCGGTATCGGTGCCTTAACGCTGGTGGATTTGGACAACCTGGCCGAATCCAACGTCAACCGCCAACTGCCCGCGCTCACGGCCGAATTCGGCAAGGCCAAGGTAACGGCGCTGCACGAACGCATTCTGCAAATCAACCCTGCCTGCCGCGTAACCGAAATCGAAGACTTCGTTACCGAAGAAAACCTGCATGAGATTTTCAGACGGCCTTTCGATTTCGTTATCGATGCCATCGACCAAGTGCGCGTGAAAGCGGCAATGGCGGCTTATTTCGTGCAACACGGCCGGCCGTTTGTGGTGAGCGGCGGCGCCGGCGGCCGCAAAAACCCGGCTTTAATCCGCACCGGCGATTTGAGCAGTGCCACCCACGACCCGCTGCTGTCCAATCTGCGCTACACCCTCCGCAAACGCTACGGCTTCCCGCGCGGCGGCGGAAAAATGCGCGTGCCGTGCGTGTTTTCCACCGAGGGCATAACTCCGCCGCAAACGGCTCAGGCGTGTTTAACCGATAATCTTTCAGACGGCCTTTTTTCAGACGGCTCCAATGCTCCGCAAGGCTTGTCGTGTGCCGGCTACGGCGCGAGTATGCTCGTTACCGCACCATTCGGCCTTTATTGCGCGCAAGCCGCTGTCGGACACATAGGGGCAGGGAAATGA
- the icd gene encoding NADP-dependent isocitrate dehydrogenase — protein sequence MSYIKVPAEGRKIVPGQAIPNNPIIPFIEGDGIGVDITPVMINVIDAAVAKAYGGEKKIHWMEVYAGEKATRVYGDNVWLPEETLEALKEYSVSIKGPMTTPVGGGIRSLNVALRQELDLYQCVRPVRYFNGVPSPLKDPSKTDMVIFRENTEDIYAGIEWEAESEAAQKVIAFLQNEMGVKKIRFPATSGIGIKPVSKEGTARLVRAAIQYAIDNDRDSVTLVHKGNIMKFTEGGFRDWGYELAKKEFGAEPIDGGPWCAFKNPKTGKEIIVKDAIADAFLQQIVLRPAEYDVIATLNLNGDYISDALAAQVGGIGIAPGANISDQYAVFEATHGTAPKYAGQDKVNPGSLILSAEMMLRHLGWKEAADLVIESMEKAIGDKQVTYDFARLMEGANEVSCSAFGKAMIERM from the coding sequence ATGAGCTATATCAAAGTACCCGCAGAGGGTCGGAAAATCGTGCCCGGACAAGCCATTCCCAACAACCCGATTATCCCCTTTATCGAAGGCGACGGCATCGGCGTGGATATTACCCCCGTAATGATTAACGTGATTGATGCGGCCGTAGCCAAGGCTTATGGTGGCGAGAAAAAAATCCACTGGATGGAGGTTTATGCCGGCGAAAAAGCCACCCGCGTTTACGGCGACAATGTTTGGCTGCCCGAAGAAACGCTGGAGGCGCTGAAAGAATATTCGGTATCCATCAAAGGCCCGATGACCACGCCCGTAGGCGGCGGTATCCGCTCGCTGAACGTGGCGTTGCGCCAAGAGTTGGATTTATACCAATGCGTGCGCCCTGTGCGCTATTTCAACGGCGTGCCTTCTCCGCTGAAGGATCCGAGCAAAACCGATATGGTGATTTTCCGTGAAAACACCGAAGATATTTATGCCGGTATCGAATGGGAAGCCGAGAGCGAAGCCGCCCAAAAAGTGATTGCTTTCCTGCAGAACGAAATGGGCGTGAAGAAAATCCGCTTTCCCGCCACCTCCGGCATCGGCATCAAGCCTGTGTCGAAAGAAGGCACCGCGCGCTTGGTGCGCGCCGCCATCCAATACGCCATCGACAACGACCGCGACAGCGTAACTTTGGTGCACAAAGGCAACATCATGAAGTTTACCGAGGGCGGCTTCCGAGATTGGGGCTACGAATTGGCCAAAAAAGAATTCGGTGCCGAACCGATAGACGGCGGCCCGTGGTGTGCATTCAAAAACCCGAAAACCGGCAAAGAAATCATTGTTAAAGATGCCATTGCCGATGCTTTCCTGCAACAAATCGTTTTACGCCCCGCTGAATACGATGTGATTGCCACGCTGAATCTCAACGGCGACTATATATCTGATGCGCTGGCTGCGCAGGTGGGCGGCATCGGCATCGCACCGGGAGCGAATATTTCCGACCAATACGCCGTATTCGAAGCCACCCACGGCACCGCGCCGAAATATGCCGGCCAAGACAAAGTCAACCCCGGCTCGCTGATTCTGTCTGCCGAGATGATGTTGCGCCACCTGGGCTGGAAAGAGGCCGCAGATTTGGTTATCGAATCCATGGAAAAAGCCATCGGCGACAAACAGGTTACTTACGACTTTGCCCGTCTGATGGAGGGTGCCAACGAAGTATCCTGCTCTGCTTTCGGCAAAGCCATGATTGAACGTATGTAA